From Pieris rapae chromosome 15, ilPieRapa1.1, whole genome shotgun sequence:
GTACCACCTACATAATGGTTTTGTGTATTCTTGTCTTTGTACTTGGGGtacattcattatttaaagtttttaattcaaagagaaattaaatcttagtataaatataaataaaaaatacgttaattTGACTACTAAAGTGTATTTAAAGCTATTTACGcacaaagtatatttttactaaagatACTTGATTCTTCTAAGTTTAGGGCTTTGTAGATGTTTCCCTGGATGCAAGTTTAAGTGATTTTCTTACCTCTTCGGTTGCTCGTCGTTTCGATGTTGAAAAAGCTGAAAATTGAAactttgaaataaacaaatttctcGAAGGAAAGTtccttatatttaatgaatgttaCAGTTTAGCCAGGTTAAAATATCTTGTATATCTTCTACAATCCTTATTAATCCCTATAATCCATTTATAGTACCTAGTTTACCAGTGCTATCTGTAAAAAggttatatatacgtatagtCCAGCAGAACCAGAACATAAAgttctaatttttaattaatttttaaagagaCTCAATGTCGCCTTGTTTAGAGTAGGTATGTCCTTTAAAACCGACCATAATTTGAAGTCTAAAGGGTGGATGTTTGGGCGAGATGAGGACCAGTCTTCAGCTCTTATAAAGTTTGGAACGTGGGTTTCCAGCCAGGTTTGGTTAATTCGTGCCTTGTGACCAGATTCAGATTCCTGCTGGAAATTAcacagtgtttttttaatgtattgctGAGAGGTTTGCTGATGACCACGTTGTACTTTTCTTACTACTTTAGCAGCTTCTTTAGAACTATGATCAcacactttattattttgttcattaCAAGTGTTCGTCGATCgtgaaattatacaaaattacccaaaatatacaaaaaaatgtctatGAAATAGACATAGAAATGTGTCTGCCCGATACTTATAAAGTGAGTATCATTACAAAGAGTGTTTCTGCTCCTTTAAAGGTTCTTTAACGATACGGcctaatagataaatataaaaataaatatttaccatCCTTTTTCTCCTTATCAGGGCCAAATTGTACAACTGTTTGAAAATCCGCATGGTTGCCATATGCGAAGCCGAAACCAATACGAGATTGTTCCGTTGCTGCAATGAAACtcgatattaaatacatatatcagAAGTTATTTAGACGActgtaaaaattaacaaacgtcaatataatatatacatcaaTCAGGTAATAATTAGGATTTATCTTATGCCCAGATAATAGATATACAGTCAAACCTGGGTAAGTGAGAACTGGATAAGTGAGAAAACTCTATAAGTGAGAGTAATAGCCAGGACCCGTCATTTTAAGCTTCCAAAACCTCTATTAGCGAGAAACAGAAACCTCCGTAAGTGAGACTGCTACTTATATAGATAAGATAACCTCTATAAGCGACAGTCGagcttcatttatttatgtatattatttgtcatttgttcCTAATGACAAATTTAACATCTGCTATTTTACGGCTCATTAACTTTCGAGGAACTTCTTACCATTGTTAAGATCATTccattctaaataaaataaaattacatagtgCATGAATATATGTCTTGTTATTTCTGCGTACCTCTATAAGAGAGAAATGCTACACATGTACCTGCATTAGCGAGAAACTCGGGTTAGCGAGAAACTCGGGTTAGCGAGAAACTCGGGTTAGCGAGAAACTCGGGTTAGTGAGAAACCTCTATATGCGAGAATGAGATTGTGCTCCCTTGAACTCTCGCTTATCCAGGTTTGACTGTATATCGTACTTACATTTACTAAGAgtagagttttttttaaataaattgacatGTATAAAACTTCAATACCGGAATTTGATAATGGAGTTTAGAGATTTCTTATAGAGCGATAAATGGAAGCCTCATCTAATGttgagtgataccgccgcccaaaGCCAGAGCGCGAGtccgttgccggctttttaagtaGAGTTACACCCTTTCCTTGAGGGACTctaagtggaattggttcggaaattcaGTGGGTGGCTGGTGaacggcaaaaactgccttaaaaggCTCAGGTGTggaataaatatagttaaaaaccTCATTTAACTAAAAGAATCACAAATACCTTTTCTGAATGGTGGTaaaaattttagtataaagTCTATTAAAGTTGTTATCTCCTGAGGTACAACGATGAAAGCGCttcctaaaaataaacagctttttttaaatgaactcagtattttatatctaaGTATTTCATGTAAGTCATCTGTAAGTGTAActtaatcaatcaatctttggttataataatatttgaatttcaagATTTGAATTCTAAGCTTCTTCCCAAAATTATTGTCTAAATGTAGATTTTTCGATTTTGATTAAAGTAAAAGCAAAACCATACGATTCATTCAAGATACATCCATTCACATCCAACTCAAACACTCACAGGGTCGATGACAAGCTTTATCAGCTAGTCTTATGTCGCTCTTGATTAATTTCGACACCTCCTTTGTTCTAATACAAGATATTCTAACTATTGTCCATATTTCATTCAGTcattatataatctatataaaaacgatcacttatacattataaataaacgaatttgTACCaactaattcatattttttattattaacttcatATGTGTAAAGCCTATAAGCCTCTGTTTAACTAACACTCGCCTACACTTTACCCTATATAATTAGGTATTGTAAAGTTATTAGATATTagcatcattttaaattaatttgtatctaCAATACCAGTATCAGTATCTATtagtttcattattttgaGTACTATATTACAGAATtaggttaaatattttaagatatgtACATGTAATTGAtactcatttataaaaaagaaaaataatatataaaggagGTTAATTCTCTAGCACAAAAGATTTATACTACGTTGTATAtgatctttatttcttttacatttcaattttttaaatataaaaacattacacgAATACACATAACTATAAGTACAAGTAAGACACACGAATCTATTATATTGTCATTCATATAACATCTCTCAGTCTCTCCCAGTCCCCTAAAAGTATCAACTATGTTGGCCCTTTTAACTGACGGGGGCTGTCCAAATAGTTGCTAGTCAAATAGCAGCATTCTCTTGACGTAATCCgtgcgtattttttttaatattaattattaataactacatTACAACTCACCACATGATATCagaagcaaaaataaaaatgaagtttTCTCCATGATTTACTTGATATAACTGAATGTTTAAAAGTCCATCACCCGtaagttttactataaaacTGACATAGGATTATAACTTTCACTATTAAAGTTCGATGTAATATTGTGATGTAAttcatattgaataaattatatctttataaaaaatagcaaaagttaaaattaattgttaccTCAGCATCGTCAGTGAACCGGTATGTCGCCATCACCtctaataaatgattaatgttttttttccgtcattaaattattattacttaatgatTAGATgctattagattttaagattttttatggtTTTGCTAGGAAATACAATGTCtaaggttttttaaaattagaactaGATAAAGAAGAAATTGTGAGCCGAGGATCATTTAGAAAACTGTCTTTATtgttagatttaataataataataatatagcctttattcaaaATCTCTTTGATAGGTGATCTCTTAGTTTAAGCCTGCTGTTAATTTTCGTTCATCGTCTATAGGTTACCATTCCGTCAACATTTTGCTTCATTTTTCGAGGGGGCTTATAGCATATTACCCATCCATCTCCATTTCATTTGGTCTGTCTATCTGAGAATATTGTTAGATTTACATTTAAGTAAAAGAGTAATCAGCAGCGAAAAGTTGCGTACCTGGGCCACGTATTGCGCCATGACCGCTACCACCTCCttcaactaataataatgggtaaaatccagGGAAAACGGCGTGTTGGTCGAAGGAAGAAATCATGGCTTCGCAACGTCAGGGAATGGACGGGTATTGCAAATGCGgaagagttgctgcatctggcgcAGGACAAGACGCGTTTCAGAAAACTGAcagccaacctccagtaatggagaggcactcgaagaagaaaaagaaaagagtAATAATTCTCGGCGTGAAGATCAGTCCATAGAACGCCTTGTCGTCCAGGAGAAGGTGGAAGGCATTAGACCGCGCGGCAGGTCATCTACACGTTGGACTGATCAGAGATCAGAGATCAGATTAAGTCCGCCGTAGGAGAATcactgaatcagtgcagcaggatgacctccaaTAGGCAGCGGTGGCGGAGCGTCGTGAACCACATcacatctgcgccttctaccgcatagcgatcacgaccgctctggcaagagcgtaccgaatgagaagaaaaagaaaagagtAATCCTTATTTTTCaagtgtatacaaatatttgaagtACCTACATTCATGTGTGtacattattatcatttagaaGTAATTactagaattatataaaagagaaCAATCCCACAGTACTCGAGGATTGATAAAAACTGAACTAGTTCGATGTAATTTTGTATAGTTGTGAATTGGGCAAGAATGTACGTTAACGCTTATCATATTCAGTTttctaaaactataaaaatccTGGTCACCGTATACAACGCAGCCATAGCAAGAATACCATAGGTATTTTTTCAGATATTTGGACAAGATTAACGTTACAAAGAGATTTCtgagtttaaaaatatcatacgCAGGCTGACAACGCACCCGCTAACATGGATGTCCACGTTCTATGTCATACGTGCTCTTCGTAAGACATACGTACGTACAAAAGATTTAGTAACTTTgtgtaaaagataaaaataagctTATTTTGAATCCTGACTCTTATTGCTTAGTATGAAAatgcattataattttattgcattaattTGTCATTGAatgcaatattataataatgagaAAATGCCAAAGAAGAGGCCCCTGAATAAGAATGATGCTTTTCTCAAAGGTTCCCTCGAATGCGACGATTTTCACCTTAAGCCATTATTCATTTACTAAACATTTACAGTTTTATCTAGTTATGTATTGAATGCTcaggaaaaataaagaaacaaatttcTATCATACATTTATTCTAAATCAACATTCGACAGATCTTTCGTTATTTTCTGAACTTCTTCTTTACTTCTCTTTTTATTCTTCGCCTTCGTTTGTTCTGTAGAACTTTCTTTCTCTCCGTACAGCTTTTTCAAACTGTTCATTGCtgtttttgacatattttcCGGATGTGGCTGGTGGATTTCATACTGGCCTTGATCGTTTTTCACTATTTCCACCATGGATTCCTCTAAGTTGGGTATTTCTGTTCTTACTGGTTTCTTAACAGGCTTTTGATTTTTCATCTTTTGCGCCCAATTTTGAAGATATTTACCGGCCTCGGTTTGTAAgaactgaaataaatttaattaattattatttatttcatatcaaattTCGGTATGTacgattttatacaaaatatgtgtCGGatgaaatctaaattaataaaaaatatattaaatatataaagtatttaaaacgctttatttttagtaaacataaaatcattttatatttgttatataagaaCAACAGTGACGCTGCAACCTTAGGCTCGGGGGCTcagatttttataagttttgagtccatttttttttaaatgggaAGACACGCTGGTAGCCCGTTACCAGTTTCCTcacaaaattttcttttaccgTACAAGTGATTGTTAAATGAGCATACAGACAAGGTCtcagagtcgcacgctgaaacaACTATAATAAACCAACATTGCTCtaatttttttgttgcattcacaaatatgtataatgtatgagTTCTGATGTGTTAGTTCGGGTATGATTGAGAAgctatgataaatttaaatatttgtaatagagCCAGCGTAATggccaaatatttataaatacgtcGTTAGTATTTTAACatcaaaaaacatacataggtttaaaacaaattattttcatttcgaGATTTGACTTCTCTTATCATTTGCTTCGTCTTTGTAGAGTTGTGTAAGTAACAATTCCTTTGAAAGACACAAAGCATCTtcgtttaaaattttgaaattttttcaAACGAAGATTATCTTAGGCTCTTCTACGACGATCTCCATCACGATCTGGAGCTCTCCTATCACAGTCCAATGTTGTTATTGTTGTTCAGAGACAGTTGGTGTGCACACGCCACTTCGACAAGACTAAACAGCTTTTGGCGTTTGTAAAAGCATCAATTGTTATCCCTTACCGACAAAAAAATCTCATAGATGACCACGGTATTATCTACGGATCCAGATGATCCAAGCGCGATTACTAATGACAAATTAAAAGAGTggcaaagaaattaaaaatcagattAGGATAAGAAACTCCTttaagactctaacatacgccgatgactttgaggatttgacctctactacaaacaataatttactaacgccatctagtctaacaaaatagtgaatagtctaacaaaactacgtgaatacgaaaccaattattagctaaatacaaaaatttataaataaatattggtctagaaaaaatggtggctgccaattatttaactagtacatacatgatttttttacatgtttaattcgttctgaggttaaaactttttaatgtcagtattgctaaaataccgaaaccgagtcatcatcatcagctgacgatggactctgatggttggtactggatctcgaggatggtaagcagtagacataccgtcattcagctcgttgtaatcagctcagcgaaacgatactagaaatgtgactatatgaacctgatgatggactccgaaggtgagtagtggatctcgaggatggtaagcagcagacataccgtcattgagctcgttgtaatcagctcagcgaaacgatactagaaatgtgactatatgaacctgatgatggactccgaaggtgagtagtggatctcgaggatggtaagcagcagacataccgtcattgagctcgttgtaatcagctcagcgagacgatacaagaaatgtgactatatgaacctgatgatggactccgaaggtgagtagtggatctcgaggatggtaagcagcagacataccgtcattgagctcgttgtaatcagctcagcgaaacgatactagaaatgtgagtatatgaacctgatgatggactccgaaggtgggtactggatctcgaggatggttagcagtagacataccgtcattgagctcgttgtaatcagctcagcgagacgatactagaaatgtgactatatgaagctgatgatagactccgaaggtgggtactgggtctcgaggatggtaagcagcagacataccgtcattgagctcgttgtaatcagcttagcgagacgatactagaaatgtgttatatgaacctgataatggactccgaaggtgggtactggatctcgaggatggtaagcagtagacataccatcattgagctcgttgtaatcagctcagcgagacgatactagaaatgtgactatatgaacttattaatatttaatattaaattaatattaggtaatatttactataataccactatatttctttgagtttattgaaaaaataatcaatttcaacgattcgtcttccagttgaaattttaaatatttttcttggttctgaaacctacgagtgcagcatgttataatatctaagcccgaaaatgaaatcagagtcaatcagacctagtacccaccttcggagtccaccatcaggttcatataacacatttctagtatcgtctcgctgagctgattacaacgagctcaatgacggcatgtctactgcttacgatcctcgagatccggtccccaccttcggagaccattatcaggttcatatagtcaaatttcttgtatcgtctcgctgagctgattacaacgagctcaatgacggtatgtctactgtttaccatcctcgagatccggtccccaccttcggagaccattatcaggttcatatagtaaaatttcttgtatcgtctcgctgagctgattacaacgagctcaatgacggtatgtctactgtttaccatcctcgagactcagtatccaccttcggagtccatcatcaggttcatatagtcacatttctagtatcgtttcgctaagctgattacaacgagctcaatgacggtatatctactgcttaccatcctcgagatccagtacccaccttcggagttcatcatcaggttcatatagtcaaatttcttgtatcgtctcgctgagctgattacaacgagctcaatgacggtatgtctactgtttaccatcctcgagactcagtatccaccttcggagtccatcatcaggttcatatagtcacatttctagtatcgtttcgctaagctgattacaacgagctcaatgatggtatgtctaatgcttatcatcctcgagactctgtacccaccttcggagtccatcatcaggttcatatagtcacatttctagtatcgtctcgctgagctgattacaacgagctcaatgacggtatgtttactgcttgccatcctcgagacccagtacccaccttcggagtccatcatcaggttcatttagtcacatttctagtatcgtctcgctgagctgattacaacgagctcaatgacggtatgtttactgcttgccatcctcgagacccagtacccaccttcggagtccatcatcaggttcatttagtcacatttctagtatcgtctcgctgagctgattacaacgagctcaatgacggtatgtctactgcttaccatcctcgagatccagtacccactttcagattccatcaggtatcaggttcagcaacttattttacttggttgtacaagttgcacttgaaacttgacaactctaaatttgagttttgtttgggtaggtacttatatacatatacttataacatgcaataatttccgaagttcatgtcctcgcctcacttgatatttctttttatattttggcatttctaaaaaaatccgcgggtaaaaactaaaatacgcaaatatttaattattattggcttcgacacacaagcgtagtcctcccgtcgcaaagcgttgaggtggactgaagacaagccgcatgcagggctcgcgggtgtgaaattgcggagggaagcccattgcgcttgagtttatttaccttttattactttccatgcccaggaaacgaattaatacaaattttttttaatgaaaataataatatatgctatatctaataatacgtgtaagattaaaataaatcgcataaaccgttttggagcgaatttgtaatttatgtctaatttacggttcgatggtaattttttttttgggaaattggtattgcttttatctttttggattttatcaatcgatacagtaggcttcaacccacaatatatatatttttcaaatgcatatgagcgacagttcttccaacaatttaatttaaactagggctagttgaccgatttgagcactgttcaagccttaagAAGGCTTTACTTCGTACTTCGCCCACACTAGTGTGGttctatacaaataaagaCCTTTGGATAAGTCAGTTGATTGAGGTTGGAAGAACTGTTCCCTATTATTCCTACACACAAAAGATgagaatatacatttttttatttcattaaaaaaaaacttctccCATATAACATTAGAACCAAACAATACGATAACAGTTAAGAatgtattgggagactggtttccaagcTAGTGCAGAACCTGATGTGATgtggataaccaggcttctATTTGACAGTACAGTCTTactgaataacaataaacgaGTAGGCTTAGATATGGTTAAGTACCTTTTCTCTGTTCTTATTGACTTTTTCGACGGGGTATTCTGCTTGACGCTTAGCATTTGTCGGAAAACCTTGGccatctgaaaaaaaaacattacactTGATTTAACCTCTGgccttgaaaaataaatttataaaaaaaatatcttaacatTAACGGGCATATGGCATATCCGAAAAAGTTATACATACATGAAAGATgcacagatttatttatatattttaattatcataactTTTACAGGCGCTCTGAACTTTTCCCTAATAAGCAAAATCTTACCAATTACAGCGACAGCGCCACCATAtgcgtttttattaaaaggaaatatggatctaaaattgtattagtgatgggtttaattattttttatgctaTTGACATTCTTGTTCGTTGCTATAATGGATATCCCCGGGCACATTCTGTGGGTCTTAACTACTGAGCCTAGTATGtactatatatagtatatagtagaCATATATAGACACATTTGTGGATGAATCCTCATGTAACAGCCCATGTCAGCccttgttattattattttcaatcaaatttgacATAATTTTCACTTACTCAAAGGTAACGTGTTTGTCTGTGGTCCTAACTCGAACATAACTTGAAAATCGGCATGGTTACCGAACGCAAAGCCAAAACCGACTCGAGAATCCGTTCCTGCAATTGAAAAGgcgataaaattaatatattataacatatacatgtgtatattgtgtaatttattaatttttaataataatcgatCAATATTTTCGGCGTtagatacaataattttagtagtaatattattgtgcccatttaacattcgctcgaacagtgaaggacGAAAAAAGTCGTCGAAAAGCCCATAAAGGCGACGGCGTC
This genomic window contains:
- the LOC111000713 gene encoding uncharacterized protein LOC111000713, giving the protein MEKTSFLFLLLISCGSAFIVVPQEITTLIDFILKFLPPFRKATEQSRIGFGFAYGNHADFQTVVQFGPDKEKKDAFSTSKRRATEEVRKSLKLASRETSTKP
- the LOC111000714 gene encoding uncharacterized protein LOC111000714, with product MSVISYYKMVIKVLISLFLLSYGSCSIIIPEELPSLLSVAYSNIPPIKKGTDSRVGFGFAFGNHADFQVMFELGPQTNTLPLNGQGFPTNAKRQAEYPVEKVNKNREKFLQTEAGKYLQNWAQKMKNQKPVKKPVRTEIPNLEESMVEIVKNDQGQYEIHQPHPENMSKTAMNSLKKLYGEKESSTEQTKAKNKKRSKEEVQKITKDLSNVDLE